The nucleotide sequence CTCTCAGATTGTCCTCATTAAACAGAATTCATTAAGCCCTCATTTAAATACTTTGTGCATTGGGAATCAATAGGTGCTGGGGTAATGAGTGTCCCCATTCATCACCTTCCTGTTATCCGACATTAATCTGCACCGTTCTTTCGATTTGATGTGATGTTACTTTGTTCAGTACTTGATGCTCGATAGTGGCGTTGGGTACATCACATAACTCTGCTTGATTATACGTAGAGTTCATTCGCAAATGTTGATCTTAAACCaaatgcttctaattaaaccgCAGTCGATTTTATCAGCCCTATATCTCATTGTCAAACGAGTGGACCTTTACTAAGGAAAATTGTTGTGTGTCATTTGAAATTTGTAGGGAAAAGTTTTCTGATAACTGTGGCCGCGCTCTCTGCTCTAACCCCATGTGCTCGCTAGAGGTCTCACGCCGCGTTCTCAAGACACGGTCCTCGTCTCGCtcatttcttaaaataaaacGATTCACCCGCACTGAAAACTTTCCAATCATTACAGATAAACTACTTGGGGATTATTAAAAACGATTTGCACTGCTTAAAGCTCCGCAAGGATTTAACATACTCCTGTTTTGTTCAATAGGTTGCGAATTATAAGTGGTAGAACGTTGCAAGTGGCTGATTCCTCATAAGTTTTATTTGTAAATGAATAAAGCTCGAAAAGGGACATCTCGTGTTCATTTATCTTACACAATCGGAATAGGCGCCATATTTGGATAGTTAATCGTTACTATTCCAAACTGGATGGGTCCTGCTGTGGGTGACAATGAAGTATGACTGATGTCTCCTGTTAAGAGGACACAGGGAGCTGATGCATGAAGATATTCTCCCAAGGAATACACTTCGCTAATGCTCATTGAACTAAACTGACGGCTTAAAAAAACTCAGGCTCCTctacttaatttcaaaacaaataactcaatttaaAGTCATTCTTTATTCAAGTATATATCACAATATTCCATATCTATGTAAACGAGTTATTAACGTGGAACACATTCAGTTTGCGTATTCCCTGTCCCCTTGGTTAGTTGATCATTTTAATGGTTCAATTCTGAACTCGTttaaaagacttttttttaaaaagtctcaaaCAGAATGTAAATAAGTAGAAAATTGAATCGGGTTGAAGATGTTTAAATATTTCCATTATTATCTGAACTATTTAAAACCATTAAATAATACCGTGAATATTGGTGATGAGTGCGTGTCCTACTGATGTGTGGCAATTTGACTCATTCAAATGCCTGTTGAGAATGGGGAGTTCACTCCCGCTGTAACTTGTGCAACTAGTCTTTGCCTCTTTTTATTATCATTGGAACAACTGATCCAAATTGGTTCCTTTAATTTCAGACCAACTGAAGTAAAGCGAGTTTGCTATCGTAGCTGTAAGTCGATGAAGTGGAGCGTCTCCTGCGTGTGCAGATAATTAACAACGACAAGCGGTATTGAAACATATTTGTGTGTCAGCAGCAGTTATATATTTAAAGATTGAAATGGGCTGTATTTGACTACAAACCACAGCGTTGCTGCTTTTGTGGGTGAGATCTTCTTATCCTTATTTAATaaagaacagttttttttaaaacattaactgttcGCGGCCTAACCATGAAATTAACATTCACAAACATTAGATGGCAAACCCCTGAATTAAGAGTTTTAGATCACCTTACGAGCCACCACTTTCTATAGATATATAAAAACTTGAGATGGTAATAAAATAAGATAATTTCGTTAAAGTCTTGGGAAACTACTACTGTGCACATGTGGTATATAATGCATTTAGTATACAGAATATAACAGTTGTAGATCAGTTTTGATTTGGATTTGCAACAATTTTTTATTGCGTGTTACTGTTTCATTCCTATATTCGCTGTCTCTCGTTGAAGTCTGGTTAGAAGAACTCGACTGGAATGAAAATTTGTTAAGTTGTTACTTCAAAATGAAGCATTTTCTGAACTGCAATCCTTTGATACAAAAATAAAGTTAAACCATCCAATTCATCGCACAGACAGAATATAGCAACGACAacaaagagaaacagagggaaaacaAGCTTTCTTGCTGAGGTTGACTGGTGGTTTGGATCCTCTCATGGACAAGGGGTTTGTTTTGTTGAAGTGGGACTGAAACTGGAAGCAATCTTGCCTGATGCTCGCCTCATCTTCCGGCCGCCGCGACCCAACTCTGAAGCTGACGCGCCCCCAGGAGCCGCAGGCGTGCGGCCAATCACAGAGCGAGGGTGTCGGCCCTGGACCAATGGCGAGGGGGGAATGGCAGGTTTATCAGCGCATCTCCCGCGCCCGGCCCTCGACTCGCCTCAATTTCCGCGGGAAGCCCAGGATAGTGGCTGGTGGCCGGGCCACAGAGCACAGCGTGCTGCCTCACCctccacctcccagcacacagcatccccaccccctccactccctacccctcccctcctcccccacactccccacccccccccaccccccccagcctGGAGATCTCCCCGGACTGGACAGCCTCCTCTGGATCAACCCAACTTCTGACTGGTGGCACGGTCACCCTCTATCATACACCGATAGATCTGTACCAGCAACAACAGGACGACCCAGCAGAGCTCTCGCAGCGTTTGCCAGTGGCCCTGTCAACTCTATGAGCTGATCAAATGTTAGCCGTCGGGCAGATGGATACCCGCCAGAGTGCATTCGTCCTGAGCAGTACGCCGCTGGCTGCGCTTCACAACATGACTGAGATGAAGGCGTCTATATTTCCCTACTCCCTGCAGAATCCGTCCAGCTTCAAGGCGCCGACCCTGGCGAGTTTGAACGCGCAGATCCCGCTGGGGACGCCGCACGGGATCAGCGACATCCTAGGCCGCCCGGTCACTACCGCTGGCAATCTGCTCTCTGGACTCCCTCGACTCAACGGACTTGCCACCACGGCGGGGATGTATTTCAACCCGACAGCAGCCAGCGTCTCCAGGTACCCCAAGCCCCTCGCTGAATTGCCGGGGAGACCTCCCATCTTCTGGCCGGGAATGATGCAGGGATCTCCGTGGAGAGATCCCAGGGTGGCCTGCCCAAGTAAGTACTCTGTTGCTGTTTTTAATGTTTACACATACTCTCTTATATAGACGTATATTTACACGTGCATACATACATATATCTGTTCGAATCTGTTATTTGAATTATTAGTTAAAACGTTGTCTCGAGAAAAGAACTTTACTGTTTGCTGTGAAATTCCGGATAAATGCTTTCACTTCAGCTTTACAAACTTTTCCTGAATCCCAGCTGCTGTAACGTTAACACTATCACTGTGATAAATACTGATCCAACTGGTGAGACAACTTGGCAATCTGTTGTTTCGTTTTGCGCTGTCAGTGCTGACCCAACAGGCACTTGctggttttgttttgattttgtgaaactccacacaaaaAAATGACAGAACACGGCCATTAATTGCAGCCAATCCCACTTCTTCACGTGTTCACTTTTAACTTGCAAAGAACTGGGCTcgcttgtttttattttaatgccGTCGATCTACCTATTACAGACAATATTTccctgtttgattttttttcgtTTCCCCCTCCACAGCTCAGGGCAGTTTGGTCCTTGATAAAGACGGGAAGAAGAAACATTCCAGGCCAACATTTTCAGGTCAACAGATTTTCGCTCTGGAAAAAACGTTTGAGCAGACCAAATATTTAGCTGGACCAGAAAGAGCCCGGTTAGCCTACTCTTTGGGAATGACAGAGAGTCAAGTAAAGGTAATAAGTCTCACTTGCCTAACTGAATCCATAAGGCGAACATAGATAGAACGTGGTGGTCACAATAAGGAAACATTCAACTTAGTATTTGCTAACGTCCTCAATAAACATACAGCAGAATCGTACATTCAAATTATGCTGTTAATGCTAAAGCGTTGTAGATTTTTTATTGTTGTTGTAGACCTGTTTATTCGCAATAGTGATTTAGGTACTTCTGTCAGGCCGGGATTGACAGCAAGGCTTGGTCTCAATCCTCAAGTGACTGGAAGCGGCTAATGTTGACTCATAGTTTCCACGTAACTACTTTAATAATGTTGGTGTTAGAAATATGGACACTGTTGTACAAGCACCAACAACGGACTGTCCATTTCCTCTGCCCTTTTCTAaatccaaatgtttcattttgagtATCGAATACACTAAACTGAAATTTGACCTTGCTAGTTCTTGTGAAATACAAAGTAGCAGACACAACATTGCAAACTGTATTGCCGTCGCTTCGTTCTTTGAGACGACACATTTTACAATTGCCCGAGTGCACACAGTGTTGTATTAAACTTCTGGAAAACGATGAGGATAATGGGTAAAGCTCGGCCTTCCTATATAACATTTCGGATAGTCATTTAAAGTCAGTTAACTGCATTGCTGAACACAAGGCGGGATGGTTGAGATTAAGCTCGGCTGTTCAGACAGGGAACTGAAACCCACCGCACTGACACATTCAATTTTCTCTTCGCAACAGGTGTGGTTTCAGAACAGACGGACCAAATGGAGGAAGAAACACGCGGCTGAAATGGCCACGGCCAAGAAAAAGCACGATTCAGAGACTGAAAAACTCAAGGAAACGTCGGAAAACGAAGAGGATGAAGACGAATACAACAGACCCCTTGATCCCAATTCAGATGACGAGAAAATCACACGGTTATTAAAAAAGCACAAAAGCGCCGGATCGCTCACCATCCTGGACCCACACAACAGCCCGGAGATCTTGtgacaaactttttttaaaaagaaaaaaagaaatgatTATTTGAACAGCTTGAAAGGCTGAATTAACCAGGGTATATAtaaaaagtttaaaataaatcGATGTTCCAGAGAATGGTGATATGTGTTGTACAGCTTAATGTATGTGAGATGTATATATTTTTTACAGAATAAGTTATGGAATTATCTTACAGCTCGattatataaataacttggactGAATCTGGCGGAGGTTTAAAAGGAGTTGTTGGAAATCACAGTTCACCCTCAAGTGTCTATAAAACCAGGGGTGTTTTTCTTAGAATTTTCAATGTTAAGGAATAACAATCAGAGCTCATCCTTTTGTATAAATTACAGATTACAACTGTAGCTGTACATACTAAGATGCACGTTTGTGTTGTAAAAAATATTAAATGTAAACTTTTTTTGTGCATTCACATTCTAAGGCTAATATTTTGCTTTCGCCTGTGTTAGTGACTTCCTTCAGAGGAGTTTTTTTTCTTCCCGCGTTTTAGCGCCATTAAATCCCAAGGAATTTCCGAACACTGCTGGAGATGATTGAAGGAAATATTATTGCGTCCACAGTGGTTGGGGTGAGGGGTAGGGGAAACTTTGTATTGCCAATAAATTATTTAACAATATGAAACCCGGTGGTCGGAATCCGGCTGATTTTTGTGCCCTGGAGCTAGAGTTCACGATTTACGCGGAGTTTGCTCAACAGTTACCTGTGACTGACAAATTCAGACCCCCTTCAGTGATGACTGGAACCAAAACGGTCTGTTAACTGCGCTGATAACCTCGAATTAATTCCGAGTTGTTTCCAGAATAGAGAATTACAAGCATGTTATCACTTTACTAACAGGTTTTGTATCAAACGGAACTTGCAAACCTAGTTTGATAACATTTTGGTGAATTTGTTGAGAGTTTAATATTCAAAGCTGGGGGCTTTGCAGGTCAGTGCAATTGGGTGTGTTTATAACCACTATTGCAATCAGTGCTGGGACAGTTCATAATATTGTAGCAGTTATGTAAGTTACAAACAAGCCGGTGTGCATCTCAACCGGGGCAACAGACCCCATCAAAGTTAGCAATAGTAGCTGCTTTGCAATACAGCTCGTAGTTACAGCAAACGTAACTAACATCTTAAATTTGTCATAACATTTTGACAAGTTTCCCATCTTTTAGATTGAAATTGCATTTACTAGTTATGTGAGTATTACGGTCATGTTTGTACGGCGTTTTGTTTTACAGCCGATGAACTCCGTTAATCATTTCAGAAATCAAACTGGTCGGAGGTGAGCCAGTGAGGCTTTTGACACTTTCTAAAAATGAAGTATTTGATTTTTGAGGGAATGGATGACCGCGGCTCTGCGGTGCAGCTGCTCAGAGTCTGCTGTGGGGCGCGTTGCATAGTCCATCCAGGCACCTCAGAAATAGATCGAATTCTGCTGAATTTACAGACTCATTCGTAATTTGACggaatcatttatataagcgaACAAATGAAAGCGGGAGCAATTTCTTGTTCAAAAACACTCATATATGTGTCTGGAGTCCAATGTTGGGACACTTTGGTATAAGTTATTGTTTTAAAGTAATAACGCCGTCATATCACATTGAAACTAATCGAATATTTACCAAAAAATATCGCGATTTGATGTACCAATGCTTCCAACCACTTATGCATCAGTGCGGTGTGCCTCCTCATTGGAGACCAGATGTCATATTCTCGCTTCTTCAACTGTTGATGAAGAGTTAACatctttctccctctccttccAGCCCTCATCCATCGAGAATCATTGATGGCCATATAGATTGACATAACGAAATATCTCACTGCAGACACATTTCAGTCGCTCATTTCTTAAGCAGAATCACTGGCCGCTCTTGCAAATTTTGGGAACTCGCGCGGTGTGGGATATCTTGTGCGGGTATTGCAGGGGCGAGGGTGGAATCAGTTCTGAAATGAGTGAAGAGCTGGGGagggggtggcggggggtgggCAAGGTCACATAGTGGGAGAGGACAGGCACAAAAGGGAAGATCAACtgcgagagggagagagtttgGGAGCTGCGACTGCGGCGGCTGGCGCCGTTCTCTGCTTTTTAGTTCACATTCCAAGAAATTgtctgagagggaaaaaaaacaattcttcaATAGAAATATAAACTTTCCACGCGGTATAGTTAGTGAGGTTAGATATGGTCGCCAAGTTTAGATCGGGGAACAGAAATCAGGGAGCCAGTCAAGCGCATGAAACTGACAATCATCAGAGAGAAAACAGCAAGTAGTGACTGAAAGAGTTTTATGCTTTAAATGCAGAGCGAAACcgcatgtgtgtgtttatgtgtgtgtgtgtgtgtggtgggggtgaccCATACCACTCTTAAGGTGTTTTTTCTACCATGTCCGTGTTAAATACAACGACGTTgctgttttaaatatatatactTTTTAACTTTAATCCCTCATCCACAACTaacctttgaatattttaaaatacatttcactCGGTGCAAAATCTACTGCATTTTTCGTCAATTGAGATGAGATTATTTCTGATTTCACAAATTAACTCAAGACTTTTGAATACTTGCATCAATTTTCAAGCAGTTTAAGTCAATTTTAAATAGTCCGATCATAGACTTTCTAAGTACGCCGCACAATACTATCTGCTTAAGAATTGTGATTATTTCGCGTATTTCAGTGGCGCTCGGTGGGAAATGTCAGAAATCTACACCACACCAGCTCATGACGAGAGGACTCGGTTACTTGGTGAGACCGTCAAAGTGTGAACGATAGCTAAGTCGATTCTCGCTCATGGTTAACTAGATTTGCCATCAGTTCAATCTATGTTTGATAATGCTGCTCTGATGGGGTGTGAGCCGAAATGTTTCACTTGCCCCTTTCCCTCCCAGGGACGATGCCTAACCGTGTGGGACAGTTCCCAGCGAATCtcactacagatactggaaatacCAGCCTGCCACTGGAGATCTGGGGACCGGCAAAGAGTTGGGAATCTTAAACCCGCACAAATTAGTGCAACATtggcttctgaagaagggtcactgaagtcgaattcttgctttctctccacagatgctgccaaacttgctgagtttctccagcattttttggtatttttttcagcatcctcatctttgtttttaaCCCCAAACCAGACCCCTCCAAACACCCGTTGCTTATTTTGCTTTACTCATCCCCCCTTGTGAAATTCAACCCATTCTCGTTGTCAGCTCGGTGTGTGTGAGTCGAGCCGATGAAGCCCTTGGtcccagacttttttttaaagaacctCCTACTTTTCACGTTCTCCTACTTCGGGGAGGGGGCGTCGTCCGTCGTCCGTCCAGGAAAAGTTAAGAGGAATTAAGTTCTAGAAATGGTAAAAGGCGCGTCTCAGTTTACACATCAAAAGGAGACCCAGATATCTTACAGAAGAGTCGGTTACAAGCAAGAAATAAACTAATTGTGACACTTGAATTGTTTGAGAAACAAAGAATTTTATTTCTATAGCCCATAAACGTCACTTAAGTTGAATCCTTGATTTAATAAAATAGTTTACAGTGTGTGGCTATTGATACATGGACACATCGGTACAGTTTGTCTGCATCCTCCTTGTTGCATTCGGTCTACAGACGAGAATGATCTCACGGTCACGGTCACATAAATTCTGCCGGCGGACACAAAATCATTTCCAATCGTAGTGATTTATACGAAAACACGCATCAATCCACCGCTATCAAGTAGCTAGTGAACTTTGTAGTGTAGTAAATTAAATCGATAAGAGGAAACGTTTCGGCATTGGCTGTGTTTCCCATTTTCGGACCTAATCATCTTTTAATGCTGTAAGGAAGGCAGCATGTACAATTTGCAACATTAGCGCTGGAGATTAAATATACGCGGTACAATACGAAATTGGCAACTTCAGGTTTCAGGGCATTATATACAATCCATTAAAGCACATTTAGCAAGCGATTATCAGGAGAGATTCCCACTAAACTCTGTCCATAGATACTTGGCACTATATGCAGTAACAAAAATAGACAGAAATAGTTTACAAAAAATCTTATGATACCCATCCTCTTAATTTTCACATTCTGAAAACAGCATTATTCAGGAATAAGTTACAATAGAAGTACTGAACACAAAGACTGTTGTTGTGTGGTGCTGATAGCAACTTCGATTATTTCATCAACAATGGCACGGTACAAGCTTTATCTACAGTCTAATTTGGTCGAGGACTTGTACGTTTTTTTATCTATTCAATCTGCTGTAGGTACTAACTAATAGTTGATATGTCAGAGCAGTCAGTCTTTATGAAAGGAATTTCACGTAGGCTTGTGGAAAGATTATATTATAAAttagtttctttttaaaagtgaATATAAAAATGAGAGGAGCTAAACTGTGATTCAAAACCAGATATGTAAAATGTAGTATCTAATATAGGGAATCACCAAACTGAAAATGTCTAACTAGCCTACCACAGACATAAAAAGATGAAGGGAATATCAATAATACCATCACTGGAAGTAATTCCACGATCTATACAATCCAATGTACAAAAAAAACTCTCTAATACAGTATCGATATACAATTTTCGCATTGCACTTCATAAAACTTTACATAAGGAAACAGCTTCTTCCTTTTAAAAGACACACAATGTTTTCAGCTAAACATTATAAACGTGAGATATTTAAAGGTGTAGTAAATTCTACTGTTAGTGTTTGGCAACAAGTCTGTGACACGTTTTTAAAACTGTCCCACATTGAATTCAAGTGTCACAGGAATGTCTGAAATGGCGAGGTATGTGTGGCCGTCTTGTGCAAGACTTCAGATGTCAAAGCAAAATGGATGATGAGCAGCTTGAGGTGCGGCCCTAAGAAATACAGCATCAACATGAATTGAATGAGAGAGATGTGTGCGAACGTTCTGATGTCCCTGTTCCTCCGCTTCTTATTTGCTTGTTTGCAAACAGACTAGAGGGCAGTTTCTCGAAAGATTTTCTCAGTCCGCTGATACCGTTTAGCTGCTACAGAGGAGAGACAGCAACAAGGAAACCGCAGTTAATATCGGTTAACAGCAACAGCCAAAGTGTTAAAAAGTGCCAACAAATTAGTTCAGTGCCCAAAATGAAAATGAGTGAATagtaaaaaaaataaaacattaatatTTACCACCACATCACTGCACCACACAACAGTTGCGCATATTTCTATTAGGTTTACCTGCCCCAGCAGCTATTCGAAAGAACAGGAAGACAGgctgtgaaaaaaaaagacacacacaatcacattaCTGGATCAGGGTAACATTTCAAACTGCAATGTTTGACCCAtgaaagagtttgagagtccaggCTTCTaaattattctgttttttttaagaagatgGGTTAAAAGGGTAAAATGCTTATTCATGTTGCATTAATAATATTGGAGGCGAGTAAGGACACTTTTCGGGTCAGTGTGAGATGTATTAATTCGAGGGGTTAAATGGTTTATTGATGTCATATTTATCTTCTTGTGCTGTGTTTGTTTGCCCTTCTTGTCCTCGAGAGAGAAATCcagcattttttttccccttcaagGTTGTGAAACCTCGCTGTTATACTGAAGGACAGCGCGAGTTCCGGTTGCTGCATTCGGCCACCCGCTGATTCTTGGACTATCCACTCACTTCGACCAATGAAAGTCACCTCTTAGTCAAGGCAGCGTCCCAAAAC is from Hemiscyllium ocellatum isolate sHemOce1 chromosome 22, sHemOce1.pat.X.cur, whole genome shotgun sequence and encodes:
- the nkx6.2 gene encoding homeobox protein Nkx-6.2 is translated as MLAVGQMDTRQSAFVLSSTPLAALHNMTEMKASIFPYSLQNPSSFKAPTLASLNAQIPLGTPHGISDILGRPVTTAGNLLSGLPRLNGLATTAGMYFNPTAASVSRYPKPLAELPGRPPIFWPGMMQGSPWRDPRVACPTQGSLVLDKDGKKKHSRPTFSGQQIFALEKTFEQTKYLAGPERARLAYSLGMTESQVKVWFQNRRTKWRKKHAAEMATAKKKHDSETEKLKETSENEEDEDEYNRPLDPNSDDEKITRLLKKHKSAGSLTILDPHNSPEIL